The sequence GCGTCACGCGCGACCTCGCCGACGGCGAAACCGTATGGGGCAGCGTCCAACTCGAACGCACCGGCGGAGGCACCAGCGGGGATCCCGCCGCGACGAGCGTTTGCTACGGCGACGGCAGCGTGTGCCTGCCGCTCGTGCGGGTGGACCCGTACACCTACCCGTCGCCGTTGAACGCGAACTACCGCGAGCCGACCCAGTACATCGACATGGACGACCCCGCGGTCGATGTCGGCGCGCGCGTCGCCCCCAACTTCAAGCTCGGCGAATTGTGCGTCCGCTCCAAGGGACGCTATCAGGTCATGCAGCCGCACGCCGTCGCGAAGCTCCAAGCGGTGCGCGACGCGGCGGGGATTCCGCTGGTGATCAACTCCGGGTTCCGGTCGCCGCCATACAACGCGAGCGTCGGCGGGGCGACCCGCTCGCGCCACATGTACGGCGATGCGTTCGACATCATGCCGGGTTCGATCGGACAGGACCGGCTCATGGACATCTGCCGGTCGCTCGGCGCGGGCTACGTCGCGAAGTACACGAGCGGGCACGTCCATTGCGACTGGCGCAACGACGCGGTCGACGCGCGGTTCTTCGGCGCAGCCTTCGCACCCGAGACGCCGGCGTGGTCTGCCGCCGACCTGACCGCCGACATCGTCGCCCGCGGCGACGGCTCGTACGAGGCGCCGGCGACCGGCTACGACGAGACGGAAGGCGACCTCACGCGCGACTGGACGGCGTACGCGGTCGACGGCCGCGTGCTCGCGACCGGCAGCGGCCCGACGTTCCTGCCGCCGCCCGGCACGCACACCCTGCGCGTCGACATCGGTGGCATCGTCGAAGTCGAGCGGACGATCGCGGCGCGACGCGAGTGACGCAGCGTCGCCGACGACGCGCAGCGCGGCCGGCGACGCGCAGCGCGGCCGGCGACGCGCAGCGCGGCCGGCGACGCGCAGCGCGGCCAGCGCGTCAGCGGGGCACGAAGCCGGAGGTCGCGAGCAGCTCGATCATGGCGTCGACGCAGCGATCGACGTCTTGCGCCGCCGTGTCGAGCCGCAACGCGGGGGCCTCGGGCGCCTCGTACGGCGCGCTGATCCCGGTGAACTGCGGTATCTCGCCGGCGCGCGCCTTCTTGTACAGTCCCTTGGGGTCGCGCTGTTCGCACACGTCGAGCGGCGCGTCGACGAACACCTCGAAGAAGCGGTCGGCGCCGACCGCATCGCGCGCGCGCGCGCGATCGGCCCGGTAGGGCGAGATGAACGACGTGATCGTGACGACGCCCGCGTCGGCGAACAGCGCCGCCACCTCGCCGAGCCGGCGGATGTTCTCGGTGCGATCCTCGGGCGAGAACCCGAGATCGCTGTTGAGCCCGTGCCGGACGTTGTCCCCGTCGAGGACGAACGCGAATCTGCCCGCGTCGACGATGCGTTTTTCGAGCGCATAGGCGAGCGTCGACTTGCCGGCGCCCGATAGCCCCGTGAGCCACACGACGGCGCCGCGCTGGCCGAGGCGAGCGGCGCGCTCGTCTGGCGACAGCAGAGGATTGTGTCTCGTCAGATTCCGGTTCACTGCCATCTGCAATTCCTGCGTCCGGGCAGTTAATACTAGACTCGACGCGATGTCGACCCTCGTCGGGGCGAGCGGGTGGGACGCATGGATCGCCGCCGGCACCGTCGCCGCCGTGTTCGCGGCGATGGCCGCGACGCGCGTGGCGCCCTACCTGCTGCTGCTCGGCGGCCTGGCCGTCCTGCTGGTCGCGGGCGTCATCGGCCCGGGCGACGCGCTCGCCGGGTTCGCGAACGAGGGCGTCGCCACCGTCGGATTGCTGTTCGTCGTCGCCGCCGGCCTGCGCGAGACCGGCGTGCTCGACTTGCTCATCGTCCCGTTGCTCGGCCGCCCGCGGACCGAACGCGGCGCGCGCGGCCGCCTGATCGCGCCGGTCGCGGCCGCGAGCGCGTTCCTCAACAACACGCCGCTGGTCGCGATGATGCTGCCGGTGGTGTTGGACTGGGCGCGGCGCGCGCGGGTGCCCGCGTCCAAGCTGCTCATTCCGCTGAGCTACGCATCGATCCTCGGCGGCATGTGCACGCTGATCGGCACGAGCGCCAACCTGGTGGTCAACGGCATGCTGATCGACGCCGGTCATGGCGGCCTCGGATTGTTCGACCTTGCGGCGGTCGGCGTCCCGTGTGCTGTCGTCGGGCTCGCGTATCTGTGGCTCGGCGTCGGGCCGCTGTTGCCCGCCCGCGGCGAAGTCGCCGACGCGCTCGAGGATCCGCGCGAGTACACGGTCGAAATGGTCGTCGCGGCCGG comes from Deltaproteobacteria bacterium and encodes:
- the cysC gene encoding adenylyl-sulfate kinase, translated to MAVNRNLTRHNPLLSPDERAARLGQRGAVVWLTGLSGAGKSTLAYALEKRIVDAGRFAFVLDGDNVRHGLNSDLGFSPEDRTENIRRLGEVAALFADAGVVTITSFISPYRADRARARDAVGADRFFEVFVDAPLDVCEQRDPKGLYKKARAGEIPQFTGISAPYEAPEAPALRLDTAAQDVDRCVDAMIELLATSGFVPR